Below is a window of Paenibacillus thermoaerophilus DNA.
TTGAATGACTCCATCCCGCATCGTGGCCCGGAAGAAGCGGGGAATCATCCTGTCGCCGTAGTCGATATCGTGCAGCATCCATCCCAAGTCGATGTCGCCTGAACCTGCGTAGTAGGAAGGAGGGAGCTTCGAATCCGGTTCGATCAAAGCGAACTGCGCGGCAAATTCCCTGCATCCCAGATAAGGGCGGTGGAAGCATTGGCCTTGCCGCGCCCGGCGGAGGAAGATGTTGTAGTGCTTCTCGGGCGAATCTTCGGCTCCAGCCGCCTGCGTCATCTCGAAATGCGCTTCGATGATATAAGCCGGATTTTTAAGCATCAAGGTCGCCCGTTGTTGCCGTTCTTCCGTCACGACTTGCGACAGCGAGGCGGATTTGCCGCTTATTGCGTTTTTGATTGCGGAGACGGGAA
It encodes the following:
- the cas5c gene encoding type I-C CRISPR-associated protein Cas5c; this translates as MAYGIKLHVWGDNACFTRPEMKVERVSYDAMTPSSARGILEAIHWKPAIRWVIDRIHVLNEIRFENIRRNEIENKIPVSAIKNAISGKSASLSQVVTEERQQRATLMLKNPAYIIEAHFEMTQAAGAEDSPEKHYNIFLRRARQGQCFHRPYLGCREFAAQFALIEPDSKLPPSYYAGSGDIDLGWMLHDIDYGDRMIPRFFRATMRDGVIQVPVFGERA